In the Rhododendron vialii isolate Sample 1 chromosome 2a, ASM3025357v1 genome, TTTGTGCCAAGAAATCAATTAGCAATGGGTGCtccaaatttgatttttctcatttcTTGTATTCTCCTAAACCTTCCCCTTAACACTGCTCAAATCTGTTCCGACTCAGGCAATTTCACTTCCAACAGCACATACGGCGAAAACCGCAACCAAATTCTCTCTTCCCTCCCTTACAATGTCACCACCAACAATGGATTTTTCACGGCCAGCCTCACCCAAGACTCCGAAACTGTCTACGTGCTTGCTCTCTGCAGAGGCGACATTTCGAATGATTCTTGTTTCGACTGTGTCAATTACACTAGCCGGGCAATGCTGATGAATTGTCCTAACCAAAAAGAAGCCACGAATTACGGACACTACGCTTCTAAATGTATTGTCCGGTGCTCCAACGTGTTGTTTTTTGATATCATGGAAACGCAACCACCGAGATACATATATATTACAAGTGACATCACGTACTCTGTCGACGAATTCGACCAAGCCTTAAATAGTTTGGTTGAAAGCCTTATAATCAGGGCTGCAATGGGTTCTTCTACAATCAAGTTTGCTACAGGTGAAGGTAAATTTGGAGGGTACCTGAAGATATATGGTCTTATGCAGTGTATTCCTGGAATTGCTTCGGTTGATTGTAGCAGATGCCTAAGGGGAGCGGTGGACGAGTATCGGAGTTGTTGTTTTAGAAAGAGAGGAGCAAATGTTCTGAGACCAAGCTGTATGTTTCTGTATGATTTGATTCCCTTTTTCGAATCTTCAGCTGGTGCTGCACCGCCCCCTCCACCCCCTTCGCCGCTACTAACTTTTGCTCCTCCGCCATCCACCAATGTGACAACGAAGGAAGGTATTTTCAGCTTCCTTAAAGTTTTAGTAATCCTAGCAGAAATATACGATAAGTAAAAGTGGTTTTCCTCATTGGACGATAAATCAAGTAAAGTTGAGTCGTTTGTACTTAAACTACTGTGAATCGATGAATTTATCCCGTTGAGTTACAGGCTAAGAGTTCCTTAACTTGATTTCAACTGTTGATAGATCTATAGCATAGGTTATTTGACTATTGGACGATGCTTCTACCATGTTAATTTGTAACCTTAATGTCAGATATTTATAAGCAATAATATTGATCCTTCTTTTGGTTGATCTGACACAAAATACGAAATGAAAATAACAACTCAAACACACAAGGTACCTTTGAATTTTTATATCTGATATGAACATTTTCTGTTAGGCGCAGGGAGTAAGAGTAGCAAATTTCAGACTACTATCATCATTGTTGTTCTAGTGAGTATCTTCCTCGTATTCGTTGGCCTTGCCTGTGCCTGTTTTCTATtaaggaagagagagattgtCAAGGGTAAGTTGATATATGCTTCACTACCGTAGTGATTGACAAGGTTTAGCATTTAATACAAGGTTTGTGATTTCGCAGAAAGGTTGGATTCTGGTCGCCCTTTCAATTCTGCTTGGAGAAGAGCTGCAGGAAAGTTATTTAGGGTTTCGAACCAATGTGGTGCGCACCATGCTGGTAAATATTGGAAAATGGAAGAGTAGACAATCTTTTCGTGGTTACTAAAGTCGAAAATGAATATGGTGGAAAGAAGTGGTATATTGTAAATTCAAGAGGTAGTTAAAAGAACTCAATCAAGTGGAATTGTATGGattcaaaattcttttgtttccacattggttgtgtttggatcttggatttgtggAGTCATGAAACAGCAAGGGATTTTACTTCATCATGGCGGAGAAGATGACATAGAATCCCTTAGCATTTCCCTGCACAAGTCCTTGTACAAATCCAGCTTTGGTCTTCTCGTCCGCTGTGAAAACAAGGCTCTCattttttcaacttcaaaatCTTCTGCATATGTAAGTTCATGTAGACGATTAACTTATCTATTCAATATGTTTACTCATGTGAAGGTGAAGATGCATCACAATCTTTGAGTTTGGATTCCTTGAGATTTGAGTTTTCCACAATAAGAGCTGTGACTAATGACTTTTCCAATGCTAATATGCTTGGGCATGGTGGATTTGGTTCGGTCTACAAGGTAACCAAACAATGTAGCTTTCTTTTGTGCTCTAGAACAACAATACATGTATAGTTTAGCCCCAAAAGTTGGCAATATCAAGCGGCTACTTAAATCTCGATGATTCGTGTACATTCAACAGGGTAAGCTTGCAAATGGCCAAGAAATTGCTGTTAAAAGACTTGATGGTTGCTCTGAACAAGGTGAAGGGGAATTCAAGAATGAAATTGTGTTAATGGCCAGGCTCCAACACAGAAATCTTGTTAGGCTCCTTGGCTTTTGCttcgaaggaaaagaaaggcTTCTTATATATGAGTTTCAGCCCAATGCAAGCCTTGATCGGTTCATTTTTGGTACATCTCTGTCTCCCATTCGGTTTATTAGGTGCACTCCATGTGGaattttcaccaaaaaactataatatttttcttgatAAATAAGTCCAGAAAAATGTGCTATCAACAGTAAATGTGTGAAATTTTTTGGGTCAGAGGATAATAACTTCAACTCTTTTTCTGCTACATAGCACTTATGCAATATTAGCCTAGCATATGTGATAGAATTGGCCATATTGTTTCTTATTATTTGAATCAATATGTAGATCCAATCAAGCGGTTGCTATTAAATTGGGACACGCGTTACAAAATCATAGTAGGAATCGCTCGTGGACTTGTTTATCTTCACCAGGATTCTCAACTAAGGATCATTCACCATGATCTAAAAGCGGGTAATGTTTTGTTAGACGGGGAGATGAACCCCAAAATTGCCGATTTTGGCATGGCAAGGCTGTTTGTTGTTGATCAAAGTAAAGGAGTCACCAAAAGAATTGTGGGCACCTTGTAAGTACTGTCTCACTTTCTGCAAAATGAGAGGCAGAATTTTGAGGGGAGTTTAAAGAGGTTTTTTACTACGTACCAAAAAATTAATTGGTCAGATCGTGATGTCATGCAGTGGCTACATGCCTCCCGAGTATGCAAAATTTGGGCGATTCTCTGTGAAGACTGATGTCTTCAGTTTCGGTGTTCTAATCCTTGAGATAGTGAGTGGGAAGAAGTACAGCGGCTATGGTGGACCAGAGCATGTGGAACATCTTATAAGCTATGTAAGTGTGCAGTACTTTCTAACACGTTCTTCCTCTCTATGTGCATCAGTGTATTATTAGATCGAAACATGGCATGATATGTATATTGCAGGAAATTTTgtacaaacagaaaaaaagaatcTGCAGAAAGTTTACACGATACAACGTCGCTTAGGCGTGGACATCTTGTTTCAAACTTAATTATTCAAAAAgatagtttttcaaaaagttcaACGTGCCTTTCGATATGGAAATCCGACATCACATTTGAAAGAATCTGGAAGAAAAGGAATTTTGTGAATGAATTTCCTCTACTTTGGTACCGCAGGCATGGAAGAAATGGAGACAAGGTAAAGCTTCGAGATTGATCGACGAAACCCTAGTGGATGGTTCGAAAAGTGAGAAGATGAGGTGCATTCACATTGGCTTATTATGTGTGCAAGAAAATGTGGCCAAGAGACCAACAATGGCCGCAGTTGTTTTAATGTTGAATGGCTTCAGCATGAGTCTTCCTTTACCCTCAAAACCTGGATTCTTTGTGGGAAGTAGCACGGAACCAGACACGGCCTTAGGAAACCGATTTCCTCCGGTTACTAGTTGGCACCATTCCCAAGAGCAACCTGTGAACGTATCTGTAAATGAGGCTTCAATTACAGA is a window encoding:
- the LOC131311228 gene encoding cysteine-rich receptor-like protein kinase 44 isoform X3, translating into MGAPNLIFLISCILLNLPLNTAQICSDSGNFTSNSTYGENRNQILSSLPYNVTTNNGFFTASLTQDSETVYVLALCRGDISNDSCFDCVNYTSRAMLMNCPNQKEATNYGHYASKCIVRCSNVLFFDIMETQPPRYIYITSDITYSVDEFDQALNSLVESLIIRAAMGSSTIKFATGEGKFGGYLKIYGLMQCIPGIASVDCSRCLRGAVDEYRSCCFRKRGANVLRPSCMFLYDLIPFFESSAGAAPPPPPPSPLLTFAPPPSTNVTTKEERLDSGRPFNSAWRRAAGKLFRVSNQCGAHHAGEDASQSLSLDSLRFEFSTIRAVTNDFSNANMLGHGGFGSVYKGKLANGQEIAVKRLDGCSEQGEGEFKNEIVLMARLQHRNLVRLLGFCFEGKERLLIYEFQPNASLDRFIFDPIKRLLLNWDTRYKIIVGIARGLVYLHQDSQLRIIHHDLKAGNVLLDGEMNPKIADFGMARLFVVDQSKGVTKRIVGTFGYMPPEYAKFGRFSVKTDVFSFGVLILEIVSGKKYSGYGGPEHVEHLISYAWKKWRQGKASRLIDETLVDGSKSEKMRCIHIGLLCVQENVAKRPTMAAVVLMLNGFSMSLPLPSKPGFFVGSSTEPDTALGNRFPPVTSWHHSQEQPVNVSVNEASITDPYPR
- the LOC131311228 gene encoding cysteine-rich receptor-like protein kinase 26 isoform X1 gives rise to the protein MGAPNLIFLISCILLNLPLNTAQICSDSGNFTSNSTYGENRNQILSSLPYNVTTNNGFFTASLTQDSETVYVLALCRGDISNDSCFDCVNYTSRAMLMNCPNQKEATNYGHYASKCIVRCSNVLFFDIMETQPPRYIYITSDITYSVDEFDQALNSLVESLIIRAAMGSSTIKFATGEGKFGGYLKIYGLMQCIPGIASVDCSRCLRGAVDEYRSCCFRKRGANVLRPSCMFLYDLIPFFESSAGAAPPPPPPSPLLTFAPPPSTNVTTKEGAGSKSSKFQTTIIIVVLVSIFLVFVGLACACFLLRKREIVKERLDSGRPFNSAWRRAAGKLFRVSNQCGAHHAGEDASQSLSLDSLRFEFSTIRAVTNDFSNANMLGHGGFGSVYKGKLANGQEIAVKRLDGCSEQGEGEFKNEIVLMARLQHRNLVRLLGFCFEGKERLLIYEFQPNASLDRFIFDPIKRLLLNWDTRYKIIVGIARGLVYLHQDSQLRIIHHDLKAGNVLLDGEMNPKIADFGMARLFVVDQSKGVTKRIVGTFGYMPPEYAKFGRFSVKTDVFSFGVLILEIVSGKKYSGYGGPEHVEHLISYAWKKWRQGKASRLIDETLVDGSKSEKMRCIHIGLLCVQENVAKRPTMAAVVLMLNGFSMSLPLPSKPGFFVGSSTEPDTALGNRFPPVTSWHHSQEQPVNVSVNEASITDPYPR
- the LOC131311228 gene encoding cysteine-rich receptor-like protein kinase 26 isoform X2, with translation MGAPNLIFLISCILLNLPLNTAQICSDSGNFTSNSTYGENRNQILSSLPYNVTTNNGFFTASLTQDSETVYVLALCRGDISNDSCFDCVNYTSRAMLMNCPNQKEATNYGHYASKCIVRCSNVLFFDIMETQPPRYIYITSDITYSVDEFDQALNSLVESLIIRAAMGSSTIKFATGEGKFGGYLKIYGLMQCIPGIASVDCSRCLRGAVDEYRSCCFRKRGANVLRPSCMFLYDLIPFFESSAGAAPPPPPPSPLLTFAPPPSTNVTTKEGSKSSKFQTTIIIVVLVSIFLVFVGLACACFLLRKREIVKERLDSGRPFNSAWRRAAGKLFRVSNQCGAHHAGEDASQSLSLDSLRFEFSTIRAVTNDFSNANMLGHGGFGSVYKGKLANGQEIAVKRLDGCSEQGEGEFKNEIVLMARLQHRNLVRLLGFCFEGKERLLIYEFQPNASLDRFIFDPIKRLLLNWDTRYKIIVGIARGLVYLHQDSQLRIIHHDLKAGNVLLDGEMNPKIADFGMARLFVVDQSKGVTKRIVGTFGYMPPEYAKFGRFSVKTDVFSFGVLILEIVSGKKYSGYGGPEHVEHLISYAWKKWRQGKASRLIDETLVDGSKSEKMRCIHIGLLCVQENVAKRPTMAAVVLMLNGFSMSLPLPSKPGFFVGSSTEPDTALGNRFPPVTSWHHSQEQPVNVSVNEASITDPYPR